One Mugil cephalus isolate CIBA_MC_2020 chromosome 8, CIBA_Mcephalus_1.1, whole genome shotgun sequence genomic window carries:
- the LOC125011626 gene encoding uncharacterized protein LOC125011626, protein MSVQFFGWEVTYDDASPHMQLKSSQAPKDQGVYTMYHGTSIANANQIIANGFQQSTGGMLGKGVYVSRDKRKAQRYPLHSNQADRVVLELRVRVGRVKRIDKDNHPMQYTWNTHGYDTAWVPPNCGMKAVPSGLEEDCVFDPKRVKVVGIASAPNPTLQAQLQQLVANSVSNSSQEVGGAASHGSVVACALCKRKENQSSPHFKQQCWGCGANICILMTKHFCPLQQQ, encoded by the coding sequence ATGTCAGTGCAGTTCTTTGGCTGGGAGGTGACCTATGATGATGCCTCTCCCCACATGCAGCTGAAATCTTCCCAGGCACCCAAAGATCAGGGTGTCTACACCATGTACCATGGCACCAGCATTGCCAATGCTAATCAGATCATTGCCAATGGCTTTCAGCAGTCAACAGGCGGCATGCTGGGAAAGGGCGTGTACGTCAGTCGCGATAAGAGGAAGGCCCAGCGTTATCCTTTACACTCGAACCAAGCAGACCGTGTGGTTCTTGAGTTGCGTGTGCGCGTTGGCCGCGTCAAACGTATCGACAAGGACAACCATCCTATGCAGTACACGTGGAACACACATGGCTATGACACTGCCTGGGTGCCCCCCAACTGTGGCATGAAAGCTGTGCCAAGCGGCCTGGAAGAGGACTGTGTGTTTGACCCCAAAAGAGTGAAGGTTGTGGGCATTGCAAGCGCACCAAACCCCACCCTACAGGCGCAGCTTCAACAGCTTGTGGCTAATAGTGTCAGTAATTCCAGCCAAGAAGTCGGGGGAGCAGCTTCACATGGTAGTGTTGTAGCGTGTGCACTGTGCAAGCGAAAGGAGAATCAAAGTTCTCCACACTTCAAGCAACAGTGCTGGGGCTGTGGGGCAAACATCTGCATTCTTATGACCAAGCATTTCTGTCCTCTTCAACAGCAATGA
- the LOC125011627 gene encoding uncharacterized protein LOC125011627, translated as MSVKFHGWEVVDDGASFPGVVLGPSQKPQNRGVYTMYHGTSIDSARLIIANGFKQSSNGLLGSGVYVSRDTNKASNYPYFTNPSERVVLEVRVRVGRVKRIDSSNHPMRLTWQANGYDTAWVPANTPQWFSGLQEDCVFDPKRVKVVGISKAANTSLQKELQQLIAKQSQTTARRSGGGAAVCSLCKRKTQQDSQHIKERCWKCGENICILMSKHLCSASP; from the coding sequence ATGTCAGTGAAGTTCCATGGCTGGGAGGTGGTCGACGATGGCGCCTCTTTTCCTGGTGTGGTGCTAGGCCCGTCACAGAAACCCCAAAACCGGGGCGTCTACACCATGTACCACGGGACCAGCATTGACAGCGCACGGCTCATCATTGCTAATGGTTTTAAACAGTCATCCAATGGCCTGCTGGGAAGTGGGGTGTATGTCAGCCGTGATACGAATAAGGCATCTAATTATCCATATTTCACTAACCCCTCAGAACGTGTTGTCCTTGAGGTACGAGTGCGCGTTGGTCGCGTCAAACGTATTGACAGTAGCAACCATCCTATGAGGCTAACCTGGCAAGCAAATGGCTACGACACGGCCTGGGTGCCTGCTAACACTCCCCAGTGGTTCAGTGGCCTACAGGAAGACTGTGTGTTTGATCCCAAAAGAGTGAAGGTGGTTGGCATTTCAAAAGCAGCAAACACCTCCTTACAGAAAGAGCTTCAGCAGCTTATCGCTAAACAATCCCAAACAACTGCGAGAAGATCTGGTGGTGGAGCAGCTGTGTGTTCCCTGTGTAAGAGAAAGACCCAGCAGGACTCTCAGCACATCAAGGAACGGTGCTGGAAATGtggggaaaacatctgtattctCATGTCTAAGCATTTATGTTCTGCCTCACCCTGA